A genomic stretch from Actinomycetota bacterium includes:
- a CDS encoding cell wall-binding repeat-containing protein, which translates to MRWSLAAQARRTSGRVLALCLGTCLLAGSLVASATAVHQDFFVKDAPKNAVMGMIVNQPQAVRVGDVTYVAYQGIGLDPYVSSYDHVSGNWSGPYRVGDNPNTQDSHGAPAIFVDRGGYIHVFFGPHHQPLLQSISKYPLRIDKWGAGETLGSTTTYPQLVRTEEGTGTLFYRRKSPAAWIVRSQTATTTGWTKESDIFHGDYPIGEYPAFREGPDNTIHVAWMNVNWYEYYAGTWGRHNVYYMKRDSNEVWRNAAGDALPIPMTSAEATSCVIMKDPLDYTNFSLAGEDGTSVPCVMWLQGRGSGPSSYRWRFARWNGSGWTITDICTTDHFFDCGAWRLEPDGTLTAYFELGGTDGTGGGDRTYEDCGGRITKYVSADNGASWTNEGIIDPGLDGLLYHEIHLVTDGQEDDQILFTEWNNEPSIEALGMFLWGDSGPLGNDFTLRGRRLAAEDRYGTAAEIAKYGFPQGCSTVVIASGEKAADALVAAPLAKALGAPILLTKLSELPTATRTTIKGNLKATKAVIVGGKASVSKDVETALGRAGIKSIERISGEDRFETARKVASRLRAEAGPPETVYVANGYAFADALSVGPLAAWQGAPILLTYHDVVPAATASSLAEVGAGSVIVLGGTTSMKPAVAAKVGATERIDGLDRYEVSAAVAQYGITQGLWPRRVVVATGRDYPDALAASVLGARLRAATVLVRPTGVPAAVGNHLSAYADQRLDVIVTGGTASVSAQTYTDILELASP; encoded by the coding sequence GTGAGATGGTCACTCGCAGCACAGGCACGCAGGACATCGGGTCGGGTACTGGCACTGTGCTTGGGGACGTGTTTGCTCGCCGGCTCGCTCGTCGCCTCCGCAACTGCCGTACACCAGGACTTCTTCGTGAAGGACGCGCCAAAGAACGCGGTCATGGGCATGATCGTGAACCAGCCGCAGGCCGTGCGCGTTGGGGACGTGACCTACGTGGCATACCAGGGCATCGGACTCGATCCATACGTGTCCTCCTACGACCACGTCTCGGGGAATTGGTCCGGCCCATACCGTGTCGGCGACAACCCGAACACCCAAGACTCCCACGGCGCGCCGGCGATATTCGTCGATCGAGGCGGGTACATCCACGTCTTCTTCGGCCCACATCACCAGCCGCTGCTGCAGTCGATCTCGAAGTACCCCCTGCGCATCGACAAGTGGGGGGCCGGCGAGACTCTCGGCAGCACCACCACATATCCGCAGCTCGTGCGCACCGAGGAGGGAACGGGCACGCTGTTCTATCGGAGGAAGAGCCCGGCCGCGTGGATCGTACGGTCCCAGACCGCCACGACAACGGGCTGGACCAAAGAGAGCGACATATTCCACGGCGACTACCCTATCGGCGAGTACCCGGCCTTCCGCGAGGGACCGGACAACACGATCCACGTCGCGTGGATGAACGTGAACTGGTACGAGTACTACGCAGGAACCTGGGGACGGCACAACGTCTACTACATGAAACGTGATTCGAACGAGGTCTGGCGCAACGCTGCAGGCGATGCGCTGCCGATCCCGATGACGTCAGCCGAGGCGACCTCGTGCGTGATCATGAAAGATCCCCTCGACTACACCAACTTCTCGCTGGCCGGCGAAGACGGGACCAGTGTGCCCTGTGTGATGTGGCTTCAGGGTAGAGGCTCAGGTCCGTCGTCGTACCGATGGCGGTTCGCCCGCTGGAACGGCTCCGGGTGGACGATCACCGACATCTGCACGACTGACCACTTCTTCGACTGCGGCGCGTGGCGCCTAGAACCCGACGGGACGCTCACCGCGTACTTCGAACTCGGTGGGACCGACGGCACGGGCGGCGGAGACCGGACCTACGAAGACTGCGGTGGAAGGATCACCAAGTACGTCTCGGCGGACAACGGAGCCAGCTGGACCAATGAGGGCATCATCGATCCCGGCCTCGACGGTCTCCTCTATCACGAGATTCACCTGGTCACGGACGGTCAGGAAGACGACCAGATACTCTTCACCGAATGGAACAACGAGCCTTCTATCGAAGCGCTCGGCATGTTCCTCTGGGGGGACTCAGGACCGCTCGGCAACGACTTCACGCTCCGGGGACGGAGACTGGCCGCCGAAGACCGGTACGGCACTGCGGCGGAGATCGCGAAGTACGGGTTTCCTCAAGGGTGCTCGACCGTGGTGATCGCATCGGGCGAGAAAGCCGCAGATGCCCTTGTTGCCGCGCCCCTCGCGAAAGCACTCGGCGCTCCCATCCTGCTCACGAAGCTCTCGGAATTGCCAACCGCAACGCGAACCACCATTAAGGGCAATCTCAAGGCCACCAAGGCCGTCATCGTTGGCGGCAAGGCCAGCGTCAGCAAGGATGTCGAGACCGCCCTCGGCAGAGCCGGCATCAAGAGCATCGAGCGCATCTCCGGCGAAGATCGCTTCGAGACGGCACGCAAAGTGGCGTCCCGCCTGCGCGCCGAGGCGGGCCCACCTGAGACCGTCTATGTGGCGAATGGCTACGCGTTTGCCGACGCTCTCTCGGTTGGCCCCCTCGCTGCCTGGCAAGGCGCGCCCATTCTGCTGACCTACCATGATGTCGTTCCCGCAGCAACTGCAAGCTCGTTGGCCGAAGTAGGCGCGGGAAGCGTCATCGTCCTTGGCGGTACGACGAGCATGAAGCCGGCAGTTGCAGCCAAGGTGGGCGCCACCGAACGCATCGACGGGCTCGACCGCTATGAAGTGTCCGCTGCAGTCGCGCAGTACGGCATCACTCAAGGGTTGTGGCCCCGGCGGGTCGTCGTCGCAACGGGACGTGACTACCCGGATGCGCTGGCAGCGTCCGTCCTCGGAGCCAGACTGCGAGCGGCAACCGTGCTCGTGCGCCCGACAGGCGTTCCGGCGGCCGTGGGCAACCACCTGAGCGCCTACGCCGACCAGCGGCTGGATGTCATCGTCACCGGCGGGACGGCCAGCGTCTCCGCCCAGACGTACACCGACATTCTCGAGTTGGCGAGTCCCTAG
- the coaE gene encoding dephospho-CoA kinase (Dephospho-CoA kinase (CoaE) performs the final step in coenzyme A biosynthesis.), producing the protein MYIVALTGGIGAGKTVAADLFRERGAVVLDLDDVARRLLSPGNDVYSEVVAAFGEDLVDESGEFDRPALASRAFSCHSNATLLNAIVHPAIARDVLPGLTEMGLLQNPPAIVVLVVPMLVEAPVFGEIADVILAVTADEEERIARAARRGMDEADVRRRVECQATDAQRRAIADHVIDNNGTIDEFLHSLGEFWDGVVLRAP; encoded by the coding sequence ATGTACATCGTCGCACTGACGGGCGGGATAGGGGCGGGGAAGACCGTCGCAGCGGACCTCTTCCGTGAGCGCGGAGCTGTGGTGCTTGACCTTGATGACGTGGCGCGCCGCCTTCTGTCTCCAGGCAACGATGTGTACAGCGAAGTCGTTGCCGCATTTGGCGAGGATCTCGTGGACGAGTCCGGCGAGTTCGACCGACCCGCTCTGGCCTCGCGCGCGTTTTCGTGCCACTCCAACGCAACGCTCCTCAACGCCATCGTCCACCCCGCGATTGCGCGGGATGTGCTCCCGGGTCTCACGGAGATGGGGTTGCTCCAGAACCCTCCTGCGATCGTCGTGCTGGTGGTGCCGATGCTTGTCGAGGCTCCAGTCTTCGGCGAGATCGCAGACGTCATCCTCGCGGTTACCGCAGACGAGGAGGAGCGCATCGCACGCGCCGCCCGGAGGGGAATGGATGAGGCCGACGTCCGCCGACGCGTGGAGTGTCAGGCCACAGATGCGCAGCGGCGCGCTATCGCGGACCACGTCATCGATAACAACGGCACGATTGACGAGTTCCTCCACTCCCTGGGTGAGTTCTGGGACGGGGTGGTGTTGCGTGCGCCGTAG
- the uvrB gene encoding excinuclease ABC subunit UvrB produces the protein MSERAMHVVSPFEPAGDQPRAIDELAEGVESGLRHQTLLGVTGSGKTFTMAKLVERVQKPTLVMAPNKTLAAQLAAELRETLPDNAVVYFVSYYDYYQPEAYMATTDTFIEKDATINAEVEKLRHAATAALLSRRDVVVVASVSCIYGIGSPEDYAGMAAFLAVTKEYDRDQLIRDLIDIQYDRNDFDLTRGTFRVRGDVVDVFPPYADNPVRVGFFGDEIESIAEVDGLTGEVRTEFDALPIWPATHYVTAPDKLQAAVQTIRAELEERLGEFKAEGKLLEAQRLEMRVSYDLEMLENIGFCSGIENYSRHLDGRESGEPPNTLIDYFPEDFLCIIDESHVTVPQIGGMYEGDRSRKLTLVEHGFRLPSALDNRPLRFDEFDQRIRQFIYVSATPGNYEARVSERVVEQIIRPTGLIDPEVVVRPVKGQIDDLIGEVKQRVERDERVLVTTLTKRMAEDLTEYLFENGVRARYLHADIGTMERIEILRDLRLGEFDCLVGINLLREGLDLPEVSLVAILDADKEGFLRNARSLIQTIGRAARNVSGQVIMYADNVTDSMRTAIEETDRRRTIQTAHNVEHGIEPQTIRKAISDIVQYVREGATNLTTAAETAKELAALPRDEVLRLVATLEEDMVTASEALDFESAARLRDQVVKLKTEIESSSADQVLDRLKQGARRGSEYGRRKRRK, from the coding sequence ATGAGTGAGCGCGCAATGCATGTGGTGTCGCCGTTCGAGCCAGCCGGCGACCAGCCCCGGGCGATAGACGAGCTTGCCGAGGGCGTTGAGAGCGGGCTGCGCCACCAGACGCTGCTCGGTGTGACCGGTTCGGGCAAGACATTCACGATGGCGAAGCTCGTGGAACGCGTCCAGAAGCCGACTCTCGTGATGGCTCCGAACAAGACGCTTGCAGCGCAACTGGCCGCGGAGCTGCGCGAGACGCTCCCTGACAATGCGGTGGTGTACTTCGTCTCCTACTACGACTACTACCAGCCCGAAGCGTACATGGCGACCACCGACACGTTCATCGAGAAGGATGCCACAATCAATGCCGAGGTCGAGAAGCTGCGCCATGCTGCTACGGCGGCCTTGCTCTCCCGGCGTGATGTTGTCGTGGTCGCGAGCGTGTCATGCATATACGGTATCGGCTCGCCCGAAGACTACGCTGGCATGGCGGCCTTCCTGGCGGTCACAAAGGAGTACGACCGCGACCAACTTATCCGCGACCTCATCGACATTCAGTACGACCGTAACGACTTCGATCTCACGCGGGGGACCTTCCGTGTTCGTGGCGACGTCGTCGATGTCTTTCCGCCATACGCCGACAATCCGGTGCGTGTGGGCTTCTTCGGCGACGAGATTGAGTCAATTGCAGAGGTCGACGGTCTCACCGGGGAGGTTCGGACCGAGTTCGACGCACTTCCAATATGGCCGGCCACACACTACGTGACGGCTCCGGACAAGCTGCAGGCAGCGGTGCAGACCATCCGAGCAGAGCTGGAGGAGCGGCTCGGCGAGTTCAAGGCGGAGGGCAAGCTTCTCGAGGCTCAGCGCCTTGAGATGCGCGTGAGCTACGACCTCGAGATGCTCGAGAACATCGGCTTCTGCAGCGGCATCGAGAACTATTCGCGGCACCTGGACGGACGGGAATCGGGGGAACCACCGAACACACTCATCGACTACTTCCCCGAGGACTTTCTGTGCATAATCGATGAGTCCCACGTGACCGTGCCTCAGATCGGCGGGATGTACGAGGGGGACAGGTCTCGCAAACTCACGCTCGTCGAGCATGGTTTTCGGCTACCTAGCGCTTTGGACAATCGTCCTTTGCGGTTCGATGAGTTCGACCAGCGTATCCGGCAGTTCATCTACGTCTCAGCGACTCCGGGCAATTACGAGGCCCGGGTTTCCGAGCGCGTGGTCGAGCAGATAATCCGGCCGACCGGTCTCATCGACCCGGAGGTAGTTGTGCGTCCCGTTAAGGGGCAGATCGACGATCTCATCGGCGAGGTGAAGCAGCGTGTCGAGCGCGACGAGCGTGTGCTCGTGACCACGCTGACCAAGCGCATGGCCGAGGATCTCACCGAGTACCTCTTCGAGAACGGAGTCAGAGCGCGCTACCTTCACGCCGACATCGGCACGATGGAGCGCATCGAGATCCTGCGGGATCTGCGGCTTGGGGAGTTCGACTGTCTCGTTGGAATCAACCTGTTGCGTGAAGGGCTCGACCTGCCCGAAGTCTCGCTGGTTGCCATTCTGGACGCGGACAAGGAGGGCTTCCTGCGCAACGCGCGCTCACTCATCCAGACTATCGGGCGGGCAGCGCGCAATGTCTCAGGCCAGGTCATCATGTACGCGGACAACGTGACCGACTCCATGCGCACAGCAATCGAAGAGACGGATCGCCGGCGCACGATCCAGACCGCCCACAATGTCGAACACGGTATAGAACCGCAGACCATCCGCAAGGCGATCAGCGACATCGTCCAGTATGTTCGAGAAGGTGCCACGAATCTCACCACCGCAGCGGAGACTGCCAAGGAACTTGCGGCCCTCCCGCGCGACGAGGTGCTACGTCTGGTGGCCACGCTCGAAGAGGATATGGTCACCGCTTCCGAGGCGCTCGACTTCGAATCGGCGGCCAGACTTCGCGATCAGGTGGTCAAGCTCAAGACCGAGATCGAGAGTTCGAGTGCCGACCAGGTGCTCGACCGCCTGAAACAGGGTGCACGCCGCGGCTCGGAGTATGGCCGCCGCAAGCGTCGCAAGTAG
- a CDS encoding lytic transglycosylase domain-containing protein has product MRRSSVLAPYRLVIGGVVLLLAALTFLFLRGPGFFQRYYYPLEHAEAIERSAIRHKVSPYLIAAIIDSESGWDVSTRSSAGAVGLMQVMPSTAEELRAKEAVAPGLAAGDLSDPDVNIEHGTAYFRYLVERYHEVEIALAAYNAGIANVDSWVEGGQDIRDEIEFPETRHFVLRVSRARDVYERLYPGSFPEWRTGTDDE; this is encoded by the coding sequence GTGCGCCGTAGCAGCGTCCTTGCGCCGTACCGATTGGTGATCGGCGGAGTGGTCCTGCTGCTTGCAGCCCTGACGTTCCTGTTCCTTCGTGGGCCAGGCTTCTTCCAGCGCTACTACTACCCGCTCGAGCATGCTGAGGCGATCGAGCGTTCTGCCATTCGGCACAAGGTCAGCCCGTACCTGATTGCTGCCATCATCGACTCAGAGTCCGGCTGGGATGTTTCGACGCGTTCGAGCGCTGGCGCCGTCGGCCTCATGCAGGTCATGCCTTCGACTGCCGAGGAGTTGCGCGCCAAGGAGGCAGTCGCCCCCGGACTGGCTGCAGGCGACTTGTCAGACCCGGATGTCAATATTGAACACGGTACTGCCTATTTTCGCTATCTGGTTGAGCGGTATCACGAAGTGGAGATAGCGCTCGCGGCCTACAACGCCGGGATTGCGAACGTGGATTCGTGGGTAGAGGGCGGGCAAGACATCAGAGACGAGATCGAGTTTCCGGAGACGAGGCACTTTGTTCTGCGGGTATCGCGAGCCAGGGACGTCTACGAGAGGCTATACCCGGGGTCTTTCCCGGAATGGAGGACAGGGACCGACGATGAGTGA
- the rpsA gene encoding 30S ribosomal protein S1, with amino-acid sequence MSDEYENGSVVEKTEYTDEEMHALIDGTMTDFDEGDLVSGTIVKVERDEVLLDIGYKSEGVIPARELSIRKDANPGDIVSVGDAVEALVLQKEDKDGRLILSKKRAEYERAWTTIEEKFNVDENVSGEVIEVVKGGLILDIGLRGFLPASLVDLRRVKDLASFLGDTLEARVIEMDRNRNNVVLSRRVVLEEGRKEERAAILGKLAKGQILPGAVSSIVDFGAFVDLGGIDGLVHISELSWSHVNHPSEVVKVGDEVNVQVLEVDMDRERISLGLKQTTEDPWKQLVKKFPVGSIIEGTVTKLVPFGAFVELGDGVEGLVHISEMARGHVETPEQVTAVGQNVHIKVMDVDLDRRRISLSMRAAGEALGTVIEMPAREDAEEGAEEAVAEVEATEAVEGAEEAVEVEAAEVAEAEEAVEVEAEEVAEAEEAVEVEAEEVAEAAEVAEAEAVAEAEEAVEVEAEEVVEEPEVAEEAAEEAAEEVVEAEEPEVAEEPEDKE; translated from the coding sequence ATGAGTGACGAGTACGAGAACGGCTCGGTTGTAGAGAAGACCGAGTATACCGATGAGGAAATGCATGCTCTCATCGACGGCACGATGACCGACTTCGACGAAGGCGACTTGGTCAGCGGCACGATCGTGAAGGTCGAGCGCGACGAGGTACTTCTCGATATCGGATACAAGTCCGAAGGCGTCATCCCCGCCCGAGAGCTCTCCATCCGCAAGGACGCCAACCCCGGTGACATCGTTTCCGTTGGCGACGCGGTCGAGGCACTTGTTCTCCAGAAGGAGGACAAGGACGGTCGGCTGATCCTCTCAAAGAAGCGTGCGGAGTACGAGCGTGCCTGGACCACCATCGAAGAGAAGTTCAACGTCGACGAGAACGTGTCCGGCGAGGTGATCGAGGTCGTCAAGGGCGGACTCATCCTCGACATCGGCCTGCGCGGCTTCCTGCCCGCATCGCTTGTCGACCTTCGCAGAGTCAAGGATCTCGCTTCGTTCCTCGGCGATACGCTCGAGGCGCGTGTCATAGAAATGGACCGCAATCGCAACAACGTAGTGCTCTCCCGCCGCGTGGTGCTGGAAGAGGGTCGCAAGGAAGAGCGCGCCGCTATCCTGGGCAAGCTGGCCAAGGGCCAGATTCTCCCTGGTGCTGTCTCCAGCATCGTGGACTTCGGTGCATTCGTGGACCTCGGCGGCATCGACGGACTCGTGCACATCTCCGAGCTGTCATGGAGCCACGTCAATCACCCGTCCGAGGTCGTCAAGGTCGGCGACGAGGTCAACGTCCAGGTTCTCGAAGTGGACATGGACCGCGAGCGCATCTCGCTCGGACTCAAGCAGACCACCGAGGACCCGTGGAAGCAGCTCGTCAAGAAGTTCCCCGTCGGGTCGATCATCGAGGGAACCGTTACGAAGCTCGTGCCGTTCGGGGCGTTCGTGGAACTCGGCGATGGCGTTGAGGGTCTCGTGCACATCTCCGAGATGGCGCGCGGCCACGTCGAGACTCCTGAGCAGGTCACCGCGGTCGGCCAGAACGTTCACATCAAAGTTATGGACGTCGATCTCGACCGCCGCCGCATCTCGCTTTCGATGCGCGCCGCCGGTGAGGCGCTCGGTACCGTGATCGAGATGCCCGCTCGCGAGGACGCCGAAGAAGGCGCCGAGGAGGCCGTGGCCGAGGTTGAGGCCACCGAGGCTGTCGAAGGTGCTGAAGAGGCCGTTGAGGTCGAAGCTGCAGAAGTCGCCGAAGCTGAAGAGGCCGTTGAGGTCGAAGCTGAAGAAGTCGCCGAAGCTGAAGAGGCCGTTGAGGTCGAAGCTGAAGAAGTCGCCGAAGCTGCAGAAGTCGCCGAAGCTGAAGCAGTCGCCGAAGCTGAAGAGGCCGTTGAGGTCGAAGCTGAAGAAGTCGTCGAGGAGCCCGAGGTCGCGGAAGAAGCCGCCGAGGAAGCCGCCGAAGAAGTCGTCGAAGCCGAAGAGCCCGAGGTCGCCGAAGAGCCTGAAGACAAAGAGTAG
- a CDS encoding ATPase, T2SS/T4P/T4SS family, translating to MDSNQPVVLCVDDDPSVLDLIEVTLKAEQYRIVRAENGHDALRVVASAKPDLVLVDYLMPGMTGVELCARLQEDPSIDHIPVIFLTSVSDEHERARAFGVGAVDYLLKPVDRQKLKDTVASHLNTARTFESVCGSRAEPWSERIQPGTFGEFKQFLAERIGLGPESSATLGAMNPANMQAVVQRLGVQPAALAEAISAFLEMGLVTQVVSREVRLGVLPTPFSKSNLVVPIRNHLVGNAYVLSNPFDWNLLEALDRAESSSDYRLLIAEPDVILSVFEAAFENARRRIEINPREHGSAVLDGVAAERKPVTFVADEILAQAVRLRAEDVIVEPGEPRTEIRMRIDGGSKPLVSVSAERGAMIVSRLKALGGMDISEKRRPQHGALEVAYGDDEYDLALTTGPATAGESLSARLIPVGRPPKTLVELGMTGEQADTVMRNLARPRGLVLLAGPGGSGKTTTAHAALSAVAGPSRSLMTIEDPIEYRIAFANQQQIDERSGITYDALMASANRRNPDHLFVGEIRDSGIARLVTGYARTRRLVVSTMSGSDSVAALARLEEMGISRAEIVEGTVCVVAQRLLRRVCPACRRIEPPTEQERAHLAEFVDDVPGSVAHPVGCPECGMSGYRGRVGVFEILPMTDAIAGMLRTDAPISDVGAVIRQRSGCSLCESAVEKVREYMLAPVDVYEQILSEAGDSARRVEVAGKAPGEAEAPESATLLVVDDSDDTRDLIAATLSREGYEVVVARNGVEALHVLGARHFDLVLSDLNMPLMGGFDLFERYSRGESVPAAVLYSASTKDSDEVRSLEMGAIDYVRLPASPAVVRLRVRRALGIVRLRLRGVPEGT from the coding sequence ATGGATTCGAACCAGCCGGTCGTACTCTGCGTCGACGACGACCCAAGCGTACTCGACCTCATCGAGGTGACGCTGAAGGCCGAGCAGTACCGCATAGTGCGTGCAGAGAACGGTCACGATGCGTTACGCGTCGTCGCCTCCGCCAAACCCGATCTGGTGCTCGTGGACTACCTGATGCCGGGAATGACGGGCGTCGAGCTATGTGCCCGCCTCCAGGAGGATCCGAGCATCGACCACATCCCGGTCATCTTCCTCACATCCGTTTCTGACGAGCACGAGCGGGCACGGGCCTTCGGGGTGGGCGCGGTGGACTACTTGCTCAAGCCGGTGGACAGGCAGAAACTCAAGGACACCGTGGCGTCTCACCTGAACACAGCACGGACGTTCGAGTCGGTATGCGGCAGCCGGGCCGAACCGTGGAGTGAGCGCATCCAGCCAGGAACGTTCGGCGAATTCAAGCAGTTCCTCGCGGAACGAATCGGGCTGGGTCCGGAGTCCTCGGCCACCTTGGGCGCGATGAATCCTGCGAACATGCAGGCTGTCGTCCAGCGACTCGGTGTGCAGCCGGCGGCTCTTGCCGAGGCGATCAGCGCTTTCCTCGAGATGGGACTCGTCACACAGGTCGTTTCGCGGGAAGTCCGCCTCGGCGTTCTTCCAACGCCGTTCAGCAAGTCGAACCTGGTTGTCCCCATTCGCAACCACCTGGTCGGCAACGCCTATGTGCTGAGCAACCCCTTCGACTGGAACCTGCTCGAAGCGCTCGACAGGGCGGAGTCCTCTTCGGACTATCGTCTCCTGATCGCCGAACCCGACGTGATCCTGTCGGTGTTCGAGGCGGCCTTCGAGAATGCCCGTCGTCGCATCGAGATCAACCCGCGCGAGCATGGGAGTGCGGTACTCGACGGTGTTGCGGCAGAGCGCAAGCCGGTCACTTTCGTTGCCGATGAGATTCTCGCGCAAGCCGTCCGGCTGCGGGCCGAGGACGTGATCGTCGAGCCCGGCGAGCCACGGACGGAGATTCGGATGAGGATCGACGGGGGGAGCAAGCCGCTGGTCAGCGTGTCGGCGGAGCGTGGGGCGATGATCGTGTCGCGTCTGAAGGCACTTGGTGGCATGGACATAAGCGAGAAGCGCAGGCCTCAGCACGGGGCGCTCGAGGTGGCGTACGGCGACGATGAATACGATCTGGCGTTGACCACCGGCCCCGCAACTGCTGGGGAGAGCCTGTCGGCTCGTCTGATCCCCGTGGGCAGACCGCCGAAGACGCTCGTGGAGCTTGGTATGACCGGTGAGCAGGCGGACACAGTCATGCGAAACCTCGCGCGTCCCCGTGGACTCGTACTCCTTGCCGGTCCCGGCGGTTCGGGCAAGACGACCACAGCGCACGCGGCGCTATCGGCTGTTGCTGGCCCGTCGAGATCTCTCATGACGATCGAGGACCCGATCGAATACCGCATAGCATTCGCGAACCAGCAGCAGATCGACGAACGCTCGGGGATAACATACGACGCCCTTATGGCCTCGGCGAATCGGCGAAACCCGGACCACCTGTTCGTAGGAGAGATAAGGGATTCCGGTATTGCCCGCCTGGTGACCGGCTACGCACGCACGCGACGCCTCGTCGTGAGCACCATGAGCGGCTCAGACTCCGTCGCGGCGCTGGCACGCCTCGAGGAAATGGGCATCAGCCGTGCCGAGATCGTAGAGGGCACGGTCTGCGTAGTCGCACAGCGGCTGCTCCGCCGTGTATGCCCCGCATGTCGGCGCATCGAGCCTCCGACCGAGCAGGAGCGAGCGCATCTCGCGGAGTTCGTGGACGACGTCCCGGGGTCCGTCGCTCATCCTGTCGGTTGCCCGGAGTGCGGGATGTCGGGATACCGAGGCCGTGTGGGCGTGTTCGAGATCCTGCCGATGACGGATGCGATCGCGGGGATGCTCAGGACCGACGCTCCTATCAGCGATGTCGGGGCGGTGATTCGTCAGCGCAGCGGGTGTTCGCTGTGTGAGTCGGCCGTTGAGAAGGTGCGCGAGTATATGCTGGCCCCCGTCGACGTCTACGAGCAGATACTGTCGGAAGCGGGCGATTCGGCGAGGCGCGTGGAGGTTGCCGGCAAAGCCCCAGGTGAGGCCGAGGCGCCTGAGTCAGCCACGCTACTCGTGGTGGACGATTCGGATGACACGCGCGACTTGATCGCGGCGACGCTCAGCCGGGAGGGGTATGAGGTCGTTGTGGCGCGCAACGGAGTGGAAGCACTGCACGTCCTCGGCGCCCGGCACTTCGATCTTGTGTTGTCCGACCTGAACATGCCCCTGATGGGCGGGTTCGACTTGTTCGAGCGCTATAGCCGAGGAGAGTCGGTGCCTGCGGCGGTTCTGTATTCGGCGAGCACGAAGGACTCGGACGAGGTGCGGAGTCTGGAGATGGGAGCAATCGACTACGTGCGTTTGCCGGCGAGTCCCGCGGTCGTGCGGCTACGGGTACGTCGTGCACTGGGAATCGTCCGTTTGCGCCTGCGTGGAGTTCCGGAAGGCACGTAG